GAGCTTCTTGGCGGAGTTGGACATTCATTTGCACCTCAGTGCTAGGGCCCTTAGCAGCACACTCACCTCTGTGCTCCTCCACCAGGCCGGGACAGGACTGCCTGTACTGCACACCTCAGTGATGTCCAGAGACATCAAGCCAACACAGCGCTCCAGCGAGCCTGTTGACCACTACAGCCCCGTAGCTTCTGATTCTCCAATGTTGAGACATCTGTAGATGCGGTTGATTTGAATGAATGCATGATTAGTCACAAGTGTAAGGATAATGCCAGGGTTTATATTATCttttttggggaaaaaaagGTTTAATCGCAAATATTTGACCTGTTCTCCAACAGCTAATATTTGTGAATAAGACTACAAAACTAGCTGCCGTCGGTTGGCAaacctgggtgtgtgtgttaatgacaagtgtgtgtgagcaggcctCTTATCAGGAGAGCAAGCAGGCGTGTATTCAGTCGTGGTCCTCACCTTTGTATCGCCAGGCATCAGAAGAGGTGTCCAAATGTTTGGTGGCCATGAAGGAAATCCTGTACGGCACCAACGACAAAGAGCCGCACACGGAGACGGTGGCCCAGCTGGCTCAAGAGCTGTACAACAGCGGACTGCTCATCTCACTGGTGGAGAACCTGCAAGTCATCGACTTTGAAGTGAGAACCGGCAGATATATATCTTCATATACACCACCTATAGACGGacggacggacagacagacagacggacactttattcatcctgagggaacttttaggcatccagtagcttatacaaccacaacatacacacacatatctcacatacataaaaatcactcacagaaatgtCAAAATTAAAGAGCATGTGAAGTGATTACAAAGGTCTGGTATGGACGGACCATGTGATGCATTGAACATGATCAGGTgctatggtggagtgtgtgcaatggtggtagtgcaaaagtGAACAGTGCAGGGATTGAACAGTGCAATAACTTTGCTTGTTATTACATATTAACTATGACTATGAAAAGACAAGAATGTGAACATAATAAAATTGCTTAACAAACTAAAACAAGAATATATTTTAAGAACAATATATAACAGGGAATAAGTTATAAGGTGTATGTTATGACCACAGTCCAGATAGTGTAGAGAGGCTAATATAACCTGTAAAACAGTCAGGTGGTCAGCAGACAAAGTGATAGGGTGCTAGGGACTGAGAGAGACAGGCTCATGCTGAAAAGTCAatttctcccctccccttttGTGTGGCATTCAAAAGTTAAAGGACCTCCTCAACCAATCTGTTGAGCATGACAGTGACAGAAGTCTGCCACTGAACATGCTCCTCTGTTTATTGAGCGTGCTTTGCTGTGATATACACAGAGACCAGTACTTTAGTCTTTAAGGTGAGGCCCTGCAGATATATACCTTAATATATACTACTTATAGACCCAGGAATttgaaataaatatatacagtatgtgtgtgtgtgtgtgtgtgtgtttgtgtttgtgtacatatacatacacatactttgTTGTGAGGCTCTGCAGATATACCTATATATACATCACCTTTAGACCCAGGTATACATATAGTATATTGAGGTGAGGCCCCTTGGTATCCACCTTATTCATGAACCTCTACTTCCGTCCCGTTTTCATCTTCCGTTCATTCTGTTTACATGCATAATAACTTCTAAAGCCTTAGCAGGCTAACTAGAATATGCTGCAGGGTTCCcacaggtcatggaatttctggattatcatggaattttgatgaagtctattccagacatagAAAGTCAGGAAATTTTATCATAtctggggcaaagtcatggaatatcagggaattttgttgtagcagtttagaatatacttgccaaaacacattaatacaagtgtatttccacacagaattggtgtatgtctggttattagctttactgcatgTTTGAGTGGTGAtggttagcccaactttgtttcTTCAATACCCATTTATTCATATTCCGCTCTAAAAAAAGtcaaagattcttgaacgctatGCTCAGAAATCTTCTCATaataggtcatggaaattcagattttttgtcagggaaaagtcatggaattttacacttgacttagagtgggaaccctgatgCAAATATACcttgatatttaaaaaaaaaaaaatcattagtCCAGATTGTATGCGTCCCTCTCATCACAACAGTGCTTTACTTTTCTTTTGGATGTCAATAAGACGACATGTTCTACAAACACCACTTGTTGTCTGAGCTTATGTGGTATTGTCCCTCCCTCTATGTTTTCCTCTACATCATGGGGATATTCCGAGCGTGTGGTTTAGCGGCTAACCTGGATAAATTAACTCGGATGAAGTGGTGAGCCCTCCCGGAAGAGGAGCCTTTGTTTGGTTGGGAGACTGAGGCCATAGCGTCTCTTCTGGGACGTTCACCACTTGCTCTTAGTTAACATTCCCAGGTTTGCCACTAAACCACAGGGTGATACTACAGTACGAACCAGGGTTACTGGCTTACCCAGCTGACTGCAAGAGTAAGCACTGATCTCCAAACAACACATCTCTTTAGAAACATTAGCTGCTAACTTCCACTGATCTCCAAACAACACATCTCTTTACAAACATTAGCTGCTAACTTCCACTGATCTCCAAACAACACATCTCTTTAGAAACATTAGCTGCTAACTTCCACTGATCTCCAAACAACACATCTCTTTAGAAACATTAGCTGCTAACTTCCACTGATCTCCAAACAACACATCTCTTTAGAAACATTAGCTGCTAAGTGGAGTGTTCTTTTAGAGATCAGTGGTTGCTCCCAAAGCTACCTGGGTTAACCAGTTGCCTAGCTTAGTAGTATAGCCCTCATATCCTCACAGTACCCCACATGtctctcccagtgtgtgtgtggggtgtgtgtgtgtgtgtgtgtgtgtccgtccgtccgtccgtccgtgTCCCTCCAGTGTCCGTGCAGAGAGTTCCTGTCTTAAAGCTGACCGAATGCAAAGCAAAATGATATATGGAAGTGTCTAGACCTCTGTCTAGACATTCAGAGAAGCTGTCATTTTAGAAAAGAAGAATGCTGTCTAACATTGTGGCATGCGGTTGTAATTAGTCAGGGTTATTTTTGAGCAGCTGTCATGTTgatagtttttttgtttttattattactgCGATGGTAATTGTCAACACATTCATTGTGTCATTGTGTTATGAGTTGTGTAGCCAAACCATTGGCCCGTCCACTGTAATCTTAAAGCTGTTGATGCATATCTTGTGGTAATATTGATGATGTAGTTGAAGTCTTAATGCTGCTGGCGCTAAAATGGTTTTGTTAACAATTCACTCAGTGGTGAAGTTGTCTTTTTGTTTTGGTTATGATTTTTTGTTGATGTCTCACTGTGTTTGGACTGACGCGCTTGCGGAGGCACTtttgaccaaagattctagaacagatgCTGTGCTGTGATTATGTTGATGGCActgtggtgctgtgctgtgctatggTTGTGTCGGTGACACTGCTATGCTGTGGTGTGCAGGGGAAGAAGGATGTGTGCCAGATCTTCAACAACATCCTGCGAAGGCAGATTGGCACTCGCAGTCCCACTGTGGAGTACTTTTGCTCCCACCAGGAGGTGCTGTTCATCCTGCTCAAAGGGTGAGCACTcgcactcgctcacacactctctgtctctctctctctctctctctctttctttctttctttctttctttctttctttctctctttctctattttttcttctctctttctatgtctctctttctatctctgtctatctctctctcactctatttctctatatctattttttcttctctctttttctatttctctgtctctctgtctatctctatttctctctctctctctatctctctctctctctctctctctctctctctggcacattGGTTGTCTGTAGTGTGTAGTTGTATAGCTTCCCCAGCCCTGTGAGcgcgtacacatacacatacgcataaATTGTCTTACCGTTTCCCCTCAGTCCCAGAGCTGGGTGTTAAGGTGTTTTTGGTCGGGCAGGTACGAGACGCCTCAGGTGGCCCTGAACTGTGGGATCATGCTGCGGGAGTGCATTCGTCACGAGCCGCTGGCCAAGGTCGTCCTCCACTCTGAGCACTTCCACGACTTCTTCAACTATGTGGAGATGTCCACATTTGACATTGCCTCAGACGCCTTCGCCACCTTCAAGGTCAGGAGTTTTTCACTCACGGGCACAATGATGTGAAATGCAGCAGGCCTGAAAAAAGCCtctttgctttctgtgttcCCTGTGGATGCTTAAGCTCTTACCAAGGGTGGTGGCAATCACATCAAGACCTGCATGCTTACTTTGTCCCGTTACCCTAAAACTGTTAGGTGTGTAACTAACGATGACTTAACATGTGATAACTATATTAATTTGTAACGTCAGAACCACATATTATTATGAGTGTGTTCTTTTCCCTCTGTAGCAATTCAGTTCAGAAAGAGTCAGATTGTCAGAAGCAGTAGATGGACATGTTAAGATGAGTTTGCTCATAACTCTGCTTTCTTCTGCAGGACCTGCTCACAAGGCACAAGGTGTTGGTGGCCGAGTTTTTAGAACAGAACTACGATACTGTAAGTGCCAGAGATGTcactgtattaaaaaaaaaaatatatatatatacattaaaaaaaataatacaaatgaCATTGTTTTCACCAGAAGATTGAATTGAATGTGGTCATTGATTATGGTTGGATTGTTAGCTTGTCCTTATTTTGTGTTTGCACATTGGCAGGTGTTTGCAGACTATGAGAAGCTGCTGCACTCTGAGAATTACGTGACCAAGAGGCAGTCACTAAAGGTACAGCAGAGCAGGAAACACTTTATTAAGTGTTGTATTATTatattacttttatttatttattgttgtaatTAGCACATACATCTGTCTGGAGGCATCGGTAAAttgtagtgctgtgtgtgtgttgcgtttgTAGCTGTTGGGAGAGCTTCTGTTGGACAGACACAACTTCACAGTGATGACGCGTTACATCAGCAAACCGGAGAACCTGAAGCTGATGATGAATCTCCTCAGAGACAAGAGCCCCAACATCCAGTTTGAGGCCTTCCACGTGTTCAAGGTAAACAGCCCTGCAGACCTGCAGAGAGATGGTGGAGGGCCAGAGGGGGGGTGGTGTAGAGGGGATTTGCATGCTAGTAAACTGTAAAGTCTTGAGTTCGATTCTCAGCTCCCACCGTTGTGGCCCTAGCCGCTCCAGGGAGTCTGGCCCTGCGTTTCATTGACATCTGTAAgccgctttggataaaaacgtCAGTCAAG
The Alosa sapidissima isolate fAloSap1 chromosome 23, fAloSap1.pri, whole genome shotgun sequence genome window above contains:
- the cab39l gene encoding calcium-binding protein 39-like, producing MPLFGKSHKSPTDIVKTLKDNLGILVKQDKKTDKASEEVSKCLVAMKEILYGTNDKEPHTETVAQLAQELYNSGLLISLVENLQVIDFEGKKDVCQIFNNILRRQIGTRSPTVEYFCSHQEVLFILLKGYETPQVALNCGIMLRECIRHEPLAKVVLHSEHFHDFFNYVEMSTFDIASDAFATFKDLLTRHKVLVAEFLEQNYDTVFADYEKLLHSENYVTKRQSLKLLGELLLDRHNFTVMTRYISKPENLKLMMNLLRDKSPNIQFEAFHVFKVFVANPNKTQPIVDILLKNQTKLIDFLSNFQKDRTDDEQFNDEKTYLIKQIRDLKKPAS